Proteins encoded within one genomic window of Gloeobacter kilaueensis JS1:
- a CDS encoding histidine phosphatase family protein, with protein sequence MSLHLYLLRHGETIYSQTGSYCGRIDPELTEAGTLMAADFARAYRDLDWQAVYVSPMRRTIATAAPLCEAAGIAMQLHEGLLEIDYGEWEGLTAEIVREKYPEDYLRWLAEPAWNPPTGGETSVEIAVRSAAVVAEIQQRHPKGNVLVVSHKATIRIVLCSLLGIDLGRYRDRIDVPAASLSLVKFDVHGPLLQRLGDRSYMSEALRLRPGT encoded by the coding sequence ATGAGCCTGCATCTGTATTTATTGCGGCACGGCGAGACGATCTACAGCCAGACGGGCAGCTACTGTGGCCGGATCGATCCGGAGCTGACCGAGGCAGGGACGCTGATGGCAGCGGACTTTGCGCGGGCCTACCGCGATCTGGACTGGCAGGCGGTCTACGTGAGCCCGATGCGGCGGACGATCGCCACCGCTGCCCCCCTGTGCGAGGCGGCGGGAATCGCCATGCAGTTGCACGAGGGTCTACTTGAAATCGACTACGGCGAGTGGGAGGGGCTCACCGCCGAAATTGTCCGCGAAAAGTATCCTGAAGACTACCTGCGCTGGCTCGCCGAACCGGCCTGGAATCCCCCCACTGGGGGTGAAACTTCCGTCGAGATCGCTGTCCGCTCCGCCGCTGTCGTAGCCGAAATCCAGCAGCGCCATCCAAAGGGCAATGTTCTGGTCGTCTCCCACAAGGCAACGATCCGGATCGTGCTCTGTAGCTTGCTGGGCATCGACCTGGGCCGCTACCGCGACCGCATCGATGTACCGGCTGCCTCTTTGAGCCTCGTCAAGTTCGACGTCCACGGCCCCCTCCTGCAGCGGCTGGGCGATCGGTCCTACATGAGTGAAGCGCTACGGCTGCGGCCCGGCACCTGA
- the minE gene encoding cell division topological specificity factor MinE produces MVLELLDRFFNRNKPASGSVAKDRLKMVLAVDRTDIAPQTIERLRQEILDVIVRYFEVDESEKFDVSLERERGSTALIANVPIRRIRPEHT; encoded by the coding sequence ATGGTTCTCGAACTGCTCGACCGCTTCTTTAACCGCAACAAACCCGCCAGCGGCTCCGTCGCCAAGGACCGCCTCAAGATGGTCCTCGCCGTCGATCGCACCGACATCGCTCCCCAGACGATCGAGCGGCTGCGACAGGAAATCCTCGATGTGATCGTGCGCTACTTCGAGGTGGACGAGAGCGAAAAATTCGACGTGAGCCTCGAGCGCGAGCGCGGCTCCACCGCCTTGATCGCCAACGTGCCCATCCGCCGCATCCGGCCTGAGCACACCTGA
- the minD gene encoding septum site-determining protein MinD, translated as MSGKIIVITSGKGGVGKTTASANLGMALAARGKSVVLVDADFGLRNLDLLLGLENRVVYTILDVLSGDCRMEQALVRDKRQTSLALLPAAQTRDKSAITPDQMQEITGRLAETFDYVLVDCPAGIEQGFRNAIAGAQEAVVVTTPEVSAVRDADRVIGLLEAGGLRQPRLVLNRYRSQMVQANDMMSVDDVLEILAVKLLGVVPEDEQVIVTTNKGEPIVLTASPPPAGQAFLNIARRLEGEDVPLMDLKPPASNGFIARLRALFTGR; from the coding sequence ATGAGCGGCAAAATAATCGTTATTACTTCGGGCAAGGGCGGTGTCGGCAAAACAACCGCCTCCGCCAACCTGGGCATGGCGCTCGCCGCCCGTGGCAAGTCGGTGGTGCTCGTCGATGCGGACTTTGGCCTGCGCAACCTCGATCTGCTGCTGGGCTTAGAAAATCGCGTGGTCTACACGATCCTCGATGTGCTCTCGGGCGATTGCCGTATGGAACAGGCGCTGGTGCGCGACAAGCGCCAGACCAGCCTGGCGCTGTTACCGGCGGCCCAGACCCGCGACAAGTCGGCGATCACCCCCGACCAGATGCAGGAAATTACAGGCCGCTTGGCCGAGACGTTCGACTACGTGCTGGTCGATTGCCCGGCAGGGATCGAGCAGGGCTTCCGCAACGCAATTGCCGGTGCCCAGGAAGCAGTCGTGGTCACCACTCCGGAAGTGTCCGCCGTGCGCGACGCTGACCGGGTGATTGGCCTATTGGAGGCGGGTGGGCTGCGCCAGCCCCGGCTGGTCCTCAACCGCTACCGCAGCCAGATGGTCCAGGCCAACGACATGATGTCGGTGGACGATGTGCTCGAGATTCTCGCTGTAAAGCTGCTTGGCGTCGTGCCCGAGGACGAGCAGGTGATCGTCACCACCAACAAGGGGGAACCGATCGTGCTCACGGCCAGTCCGCCCCCCGCCGGTCAGGCATTTCTCAACATTGCCCGCCGCCTCGAAGGGGAGGATGTGCCCTTGATGGATCTCAAACCCCCGGCCAGCAACGGCTTCATTGCCCGGCTGCGCGCACTGTTTACCGGACGCTGA
- the minC gene encoding septum site-determining protein MinC codes for MQTLPNSLPAQVTFKGSPEGLRLILPVELPWDEIVLQLQHRLNAGERLWQGGASVVLEVGDRLLDGQQLTALDEALAGQQLHLMRVRTGRRQTAVAAAVAGFSVDQPEKKAPQEGEKSPEVVQVEPLYVQTTLRSGMCLAHPGTIVVVGDVNPGAELIADGDILVWGTLRGMAHAGARGNTRALIFALRLRPTQLRIAERVARAPDEVPAQPQPEVAFIQDNTIHIAVTTEFARRRN; via the coding sequence ATGCAGACTCTGCCAAATTCCCTTCCTGCCCAGGTTACCTTCAAAGGGTCTCCTGAGGGATTGCGCCTGATTCTCCCGGTCGAATTGCCGTGGGATGAAATTGTTCTGCAACTGCAGCATCGGCTCAACGCCGGTGAACGTCTGTGGCAGGGCGGGGCGAGCGTTGTGCTGGAGGTAGGAGACCGGCTACTCGACGGTCAGCAGTTGACGGCCCTCGACGAGGCGCTTGCCGGCCAGCAGTTGCACCTGATGCGGGTGAGAACCGGGCGCAGGCAGACGGCGGTGGCGGCGGCGGTCGCTGGTTTTTCTGTCGATCAGCCGGAGAAAAAAGCACCTCAAGAAGGGGAAAAGTCCCCCGAGGTTGTGCAGGTCGAGCCTCTGTATGTTCAGACGACGCTGCGCTCGGGCATGTGTCTGGCCCATCCCGGCACGATCGTCGTCGTCGGCGACGTGAATCCGGGGGCAGAATTGATCGCGGACGGCGACATACTGGTATGGGGCACGCTCCGGGGGATGGCCCACGCTGGAGCACGCGGCAACACCCGCGCTCTTATCTTCGCTCTGCGGCTGCGGCCCACCCAGCTGCGCATCGCCGAACGGGTGGCGCGAGCGCCGGACGAGGTTCCGGCCCAACCCCAGCCGGAGGTGGCGTTTATTCAGGACAACACCATTCATATTGCAGTGACAACCGAATTTGCCCGGAGGCGCAATTAA
- the rsmA gene encoding 16S rRNA (adenine(1518)-N(6)/adenine(1519)-N(6))-dimethyltransferase RsmA, whose protein sequence is MYALKRFGQHWLSDATILERIAAAAHLGAADRVLEIGPGLGSLTAHLLEHSSVIAVEIDERAVAHLRHRFAAEPRFTLIEGDILGLPLPPEATAVVANIPYNISGPILARLTGTPSAPVRQFRTIVLLVQLELAERITARSGNRTYGALSVRLQYLAECELLFGIPRTAFRPPPKVDSAVIRLTPRPFALQATDPAYLEALVTRAFATRRKMLRNCLKGWVESTRLLLALESLQIRPDARAEDLSVENFVRLSNLLVALP, encoded by the coding sequence ATGTACGCCCTGAAGCGCTTTGGACAGCACTGGCTGAGCGACGCAACAATTCTTGAACGGATCGCCGCCGCCGCCCACTTGGGTGCGGCAGACCGGGTGCTGGAGATTGGGCCGGGCCTTGGCAGCCTCACCGCCCACCTGCTGGAGCACTCTTCTGTGATCGCCGTCGAAATCGACGAGCGGGCCGTCGCCCACCTGCGCCACAGGTTCGCCGCCGAGCCGCGCTTCACTTTGATCGAAGGTGACATCCTGGGCCTGCCGCTGCCGCCAGAGGCAACCGCCGTCGTCGCCAACATCCCCTACAACATCAGCGGGCCCATCCTTGCCAGGCTTACCGGCACCCCCAGCGCCCCAGTCCGTCAGTTCCGCACGATCGTGCTCTTAGTCCAGCTTGAACTGGCCGAGCGCATCACTGCCCGCTCCGGCAACCGCACCTACGGCGCACTCTCCGTCCGCCTGCAGTACCTGGCCGAGTGCGAACTGCTCTTCGGTATTCCCCGCACCGCCTTCCGGCCCCCTCCCAAAGTCGATTCTGCCGTCATCCGCCTCACCCCGCGCCCCTTTGCCCTGCAAGCAACCGATCCCGCTTACCTGGAAGCACTCGTTACCCGCGCCTTTGCCACCCGCCGCAAGATGCTGCGCAACTGCCTCAAAGGCTGGGTAGAATCCACCCGGCTGCTTCTTGCCCTCGAAAGCTTACAGATCCGCCCCGACGCCCGCGCCGAAGATCTGAGCGTCGAGAACTTCGTGCGCCTGAGCAATCTGCTTGTCGCTTTGCCTTGA
- a CDS encoding S41 family peptidase → MAQPIFNPSSAMDAYQYVQTRRDEALKLFEKQPEKGLAIEMELLQFLSDPKIVTLGQGFPYLSWKKSDLYYDIALGYLALDQKDKALAALQRMHEELLLNSSSKLLLDNKDLENLQHEKSFKQFIQQIQNRENFWDGPALKTPFKDNLSEDEKVAGLSKLWSEIKYNFVYFDQVPALDWDALYLSYLPKVRQTKNTIEYYRLLQHLVAQLHDGHTNVYPPEQLNDAFYARPPIRTRLVAGKVLITQVWGDQTELRPGLEITGVDGLSVKQYASTYVAPYQSASTTQDLEVRTYDYLLLAGPLNFPVKLQLLDEAGKTFAVTVQRQKIKRPPQPALQFKKLANDVAYIALNTFENKKVVEEFIATADQWRTARAIIFDLRENDGGDSALGDAILSYLTDKPFTGLLSRTREYRPVERAQGVVQHWFDQPDNPVEPQQKPYLGPVIVLVSARTFSAGEDFVADFQAMHRGKIVGEPTGGSTGQPLIFSLPGGGRARVCTKREAFADGQTFVGAGIQPDIFVQPGVEDIRANRDPVLQAALEALQLQP, encoded by the coding sequence TTGGCCCAACCCATCTTCAACCCTTCCAGCGCAATGGACGCCTATCAGTATGTGCAGACTCGGCGCGATGAAGCGCTGAAACTTTTTGAGAAGCAGCCGGAGAAAGGGCTTGCCATCGAGATGGAGCTATTGCAGTTTTTATCTGATCCGAAAATCGTGACCCTGGGCCAGGGTTTTCCTTATCTTAGTTGGAAAAAGTCAGATTTATATTACGATATTGCCCTGGGCTATCTCGCTCTGGATCAAAAGGATAAGGCTCTTGCAGCTCTTCAACGTATGCACGAAGAATTGCTTCTCAACAGCTCCTCAAAGCTACTGCTCGACAACAAAGACCTCGAAAACTTGCAGCATGAAAAGAGCTTTAAGCAGTTTATACAGCAGATTCAAAATCGAGAAAATTTTTGGGACGGCCCGGCGCTGAAGACGCCCTTCAAAGACAACTTAAGCGAGGATGAAAAAGTTGCCGGTCTTTCTAAGCTCTGGTCAGAAATCAAGTATAACTTTGTCTACTTCGATCAGGTTCCTGCCCTGGATTGGGACGCCCTGTACCTGAGCTACCTGCCGAAGGTGCGCCAGACCAAAAATACGATCGAGTACTACCGGCTTTTGCAGCACCTGGTCGCTCAGTTGCACGACGGTCACACCAACGTTTATCCACCTGAGCAACTGAATGATGCTTTCTATGCGCGCCCACCAATTCGTACCCGCCTCGTCGCAGGCAAAGTCTTGATCACACAGGTGTGGGGCGACCAGACAGAACTGCGGCCTGGCCTGGAAATCACCGGCGTCGATGGTTTATCTGTCAAGCAGTATGCCAGCACTTACGTTGCTCCCTATCAAAGTGCCTCTACTACCCAGGATCTGGAGGTGCGTACCTATGATTACCTTCTGCTGGCGGGGCCGCTCAACTTCCCTGTCAAATTGCAGCTTCTGGATGAAGCAGGAAAAACTTTTGCCGTGACTGTGCAGCGCCAAAAGATTAAAAGACCGCCGCAGCCTGCTCTGCAGTTCAAGAAGTTGGCTAACGATGTTGCCTATATTGCCCTCAACACGTTTGAAAACAAGAAGGTGGTCGAAGAGTTCATAGCTACCGCCGATCAGTGGCGGACCGCTCGTGCCATCATCTTTGACCTGCGGGAAAACGATGGCGGTGATAGTGCTCTCGGAGATGCGATCCTAAGCTATTTGACGGATAAGCCTTTCACTGGTCTGTTGTCGCGGACCCGCGAGTATCGACCGGTGGAACGCGCCCAAGGGGTTGTTCAGCACTGGTTCGACCAGCCAGACAATCCGGTAGAGCCGCAGCAAAAGCCTTACCTGGGTCCAGTTATCGTGCTGGTGAGTGCGCGCACTTTCTCGGCTGGTGAGGACTTTGTCGCCGATTTTCAGGCGATGCATAGAGGCAAGATCGTCGGCGAACCCACCGGCGGCAGCACCGGACAGCCTCTTATTTTTTCGCTGCCAGGCGGTGGCAGAGCCCGCGTGTGCACAAAGCGCGAAGCCTTTGCTGACGGTCAGACCTTCGTCGGCGCAGGCATTCAACCGGATATTTTTGTTCAACCAGGCGTCGAAGACATTCGTGCAAACCGCGATCCGGTACTGCAGGCAGCTCTGGAGGCTCTGCAGCTGCAGCCGTGA
- a CDS encoding Uma2 family endonuclease: MTLLTLPVVLDMSGVQLSDAQFYQLCLNNPDVPLERDARGALIVMAPVGGNSGSYELELGADLTNWNRRTRLGTVFSSSTLFRLPNGGDRSPDAAWIEQSRWLALSLEDRQKFPPIAPDFVMELRSLTDSLELLRAKMQEYMDSGVRLGWLFNPQAQQVEIYRPGMPPEVRSLPTELSGESVLPGFLLAVEPFEEA, from the coding sequence ATGACTTTACTGACTCTCCCTGTGGTTCTGGATATGAGTGGGGTGCAGCTGAGCGATGCGCAGTTCTACCAGCTTTGCCTCAACAACCCCGACGTTCCTCTGGAGCGCGACGCCAGAGGAGCCTTGATTGTTATGGCACCCGTCGGTGGGAACAGTGGCAGCTACGAACTGGAGCTTGGTGCCGACCTTACAAACTGGAACCGACGCACGCGGCTGGGCACAGTCTTCAGTTCTTCGACCCTGTTTCGGTTGCCAAACGGAGGCGACCGCTCCCCCGATGCGGCCTGGATAGAGCAGTCGCGCTGGCTGGCCCTGAGTCTGGAAGACCGTCAGAAGTTTCCGCCAATCGCTCCGGATTTCGTCATGGAACTGCGCTCGCTGACGGATTCGCTGGAGTTACTGCGAGCGAAGATGCAGGAATACATGGATAGCGGCGTGCGACTGGGCTGGCTATTCAACCCCCAGGCACAGCAGGTCGAAATTTATCGTCCGGGGATGCCGCCGGAGGTGCGCTCCCTGCCCACTGAGCTTTCTGGTGAATCGGTGCTGCCGGGCTTTTTGCTCGCGGTAGAACCTTTCGAGGAAGCATAG
- the ylqF gene encoding ribosome biogenesis GTPase YlqF: MESAESNLIQWYPGHIAKARRQLTEQIKNVDLVLEVLDARIPHSSRHAEIQNLVGARQRLVILNRADMIPQPILQRWLKWFASQGETAFATNAQDGEGVRAVLNAAQKGAGGVNARRAERGMKPRAVRAAVVGFPNVGKSALINRLVGKRAVESAAKPGVTRALRWVRIANVIDLLDSPGILPPRLEDQQAAARLAICDDIGQAAYTTSRVATCAVELLTPLAAEKLQARYGLDPLAMSAEAWLAGVAETRYHTNLDRAAEAVLNDFRRGVLGRIALEVPPAAPAADRTDALQ; this comes from the coding sequence ATGGAAAGTGCTGAATCGAATCTCATCCAGTGGTACCCAGGCCACATCGCCAAAGCGCGCCGTCAGTTGACAGAACAGATCAAAAACGTCGATCTGGTCCTCGAAGTTCTCGACGCCCGCATCCCCCACTCCTCGCGCCACGCCGAAATTCAGAATCTGGTCGGAGCGCGCCAGCGGCTGGTCATCCTCAACCGCGCCGACATGATTCCCCAACCAATCCTGCAGCGCTGGCTCAAATGGTTCGCAAGCCAGGGCGAGACCGCCTTTGCCACCAATGCCCAGGACGGCGAGGGGGTGCGGGCAGTATTAAACGCCGCTCAAAAGGGAGCAGGCGGTGTCAATGCCCGGCGGGCCGAGCGGGGCATGAAGCCCAGGGCGGTGCGGGCGGCGGTGGTGGGCTTTCCGAATGTCGGCAAGTCGGCCCTCATCAATCGGCTGGTGGGCAAGCGGGCAGTCGAGAGTGCCGCCAAACCGGGCGTCACCCGTGCCCTGCGCTGGGTGCGGATCGCCAATGTCATCGACCTGCTCGACAGCCCCGGCATCTTGCCCCCCCGGCTCGAAGACCAGCAGGCCGCCGCCCGCCTCGCCATCTGCGACGACATCGGCCAGGCCGCCTACACCACCAGCCGGGTCGCTACCTGTGCGGTCGAACTGCTCACCCCCCTTGCCGCCGAAAAACTCCAGGCGCGCTACGGACTCGATCCACTGGCTATGAGCGCCGAGGCGTGGCTCGCCGGTGTCGCCGAAACTCGCTACCATACCAACCTCGATCGCGCCGCCGAAGCCGTTCTGAACGACTTTCGCCGGGGCGTGCTGGGCCGCATTGCCCTTGAGGTGCCACCCGCCGCACCAGCAGCCGACCGCACCGACGCGCTCCAGTAA
- a CDS encoding DUF4351 domain-containing protein produces the protein MTRRFFDASLRGLAARYSRNFLQWLCGPDAALTEVLDPVLITQERRADLLIRFLDGQGQSALLHVEFQRSPDAELPLRMLEYAVYIRQRYGQMPQQVLILIEQSSSAARVPDFFREGSLQLSYRVIRLWEWDAGLVLQGGLPGLVPLAPLMNIGSQPLGELLDACARIVNTEVESRQERQSLLLVAAALSSLRRGSRPVIEDFLRRVDMFDLMETPLMQELLAKAQQQAEQRGEEIGMERGIAQGIAQGIAQGIAQGITQGIAQGERQILLRQLSRKFGTLPDALVQRLEGVSELQQLERLAEAVLDAESIEDFESQF, from the coding sequence ATGACGCGACGCTTTTTCGATGCTAGCCTACGCGGTCTGGCGGCCCGCTACAGCCGCAACTTCCTGCAGTGGCTGTGCGGTCCGGATGCCGCTCTCACCGAAGTCCTCGATCCCGTCTTGATCACCCAGGAGAGGCGAGCCGATCTGCTGATTCGTTTTCTCGACGGCCAGGGGCAGAGTGCTTTGCTGCACGTCGAATTCCAGCGCTCACCGGATGCAGAACTTCCCCTGCGAATGCTGGAGTACGCGGTGTATATCCGGCAGCGGTACGGCCAGATGCCACAGCAGGTGCTGATTCTCATCGAGCAAAGTTCGAGTGCTGCCCGTGTTCCCGATTTCTTTCGCGAGGGCAGCTTGCAGTTGAGTTACCGTGTTATTCGTCTCTGGGAATGGGATGCAGGGCTCGTCCTTCAGGGTGGCCTGCCGGGACTGGTACCGCTCGCGCCGCTGATGAACATCGGCAGTCAGCCTCTGGGAGAACTGCTCGATGCGTGTGCCCGAATCGTCAACACAGAAGTAGAATCAAGGCAAGAACGGCAGAGTCTGCTGCTTGTGGCTGCTGCACTGAGTTCCCTCAGGCGAGGCAGCCGGCCTGTTATCGAAGACTTTTTGCGGAGAGTGGACATGTTCGATCTGATGGAAACGCCGTTGATGCAGGAATTGCTGGCCAAAGCCCAGCAACAGGCCGAACAGCGCGGCGAAGAGATAGGCATGGAACGGGGCATCGCACAGGGCATCGCACAGGGCATCGCACAGGGCATCGCACAGGGCATAACGCAGGGCATCGCGCAGGGCGAGCGCCAGATTCTCCTGCGCCAGTTGTCTCGCAAATTCGGTACTCTGCCGGACGCGCTCGTACAGCGACTCGAAGGTGTGAGCGAATTGCAACAACTGGAGCGTCTGGCCGAAGCAGTGCTCGACGCAGAGAGCATCGAAGATTTTGAAAGCCAGTTTTGA
- the cysQ gene encoding 3'(2'),5'-bisphosphate nucleotidase CysQ, with protein MSDLTVTQSLVEQVVDLAHRAGRAILEVYESPDLGVEYKADESPLTRADLASNRVITAGLAQLTPPVPILSEEAKQLPYEKRRSWNQFWLVDPLDGTKEFIKRNGEFTVNIALVEAGEPVAGVVHSPVLGTTYWAARGIGAFKIKADGEEVPIRAGTANANTFKAVASRSHAGPETEGFLERLGQIKPVETTSSGSSLKLCLVAEGSADLYPRYGPTMEWDTGAAHAVVTQAGGSVTDLKGVPLQYNKENLLNPYFVVLGDFAPELRSQVLQIL; from the coding sequence ATGTCTGATCTGACTGTCACCCAATCCCTCGTCGAGCAGGTGGTCGATCTGGCCCACCGAGCCGGGCGAGCGATCCTCGAAGTTTACGAAAGCCCCGATCTGGGCGTCGAGTACAAGGCGGACGAATCGCCCCTTACTCGCGCCGATCTCGCTTCTAACCGGGTCATCACTGCCGGTCTGGCGCAATTGACGCCCCCGGTGCCCATACTTTCAGAAGAAGCCAAACAGCTCCCCTACGAAAAACGGCGCAGCTGGAACCAGTTCTGGCTGGTCGATCCGCTCGATGGCACCAAAGAATTTATCAAGCGCAACGGTGAATTTACCGTCAACATCGCCCTGGTCGAGGCGGGCGAGCCGGTAGCGGGCGTCGTCCACTCGCCGGTGCTGGGCACCACCTACTGGGCAGCGCGGGGCATCGGTGCGTTCAAGATCAAAGCCGATGGGGAGGAGGTACCCATTCGCGCCGGTACCGCAAACGCTAATACTTTCAAAGCTGTTGCAAGCCGCTCCCACGCTGGTCCTGAGACCGAGGGGTTTCTTGAACGCCTGGGGCAGATCAAACCGGTCGAGACCACCTCCAGCGGCAGTTCCCTCAAGTTGTGCCTGGTCGCCGAAGGATCCGCCGACCTCTACCCGCGCTACGGTCCGACGATGGAGTGGGACACTGGCGCAGCCCACGCCGTCGTTACCCAGGCGGGCGGCAGCGTCACCGACCTCAAGGGTGTACCTCTGCAGTACAACAAAGAAAATCTGCTCAATCCTTACTTCGTCGTGCTCGGGGACTTTGCTCCCGAACTGCGCTCCCAGGTGCTGCAGATCCTCTGA
- a CDS encoding oligosaccharide flippase family protein, translating into MGTDAAKAQGLAGRVVRGGTALVIRQVLIHGLSLLGGLVLLRFLQPEDLAVYAVITVLRDWYGTLSDLGLGTTLIQQSAPIRPEQQQGLFCLQCLVSLVVALALTCADPLIVAGFGWPTQARGVLTLVGWGLLFVPLRWIPAILLQRELLLDRFAFVEVSETLSFIAVALVGAAAGGGSWALGWGMVARFACGAGVANLLQRWPIGWRWPWKSELRWRLGLGYQAGLVLTLLKESTLPVLLGLLLNARAIGLLKWALTIANLPLVLPLSLDRLTFPLMSRMAQQPEQFRLWVVRTMQLNALVVWWLSALLVVLAEPLVHTLFGNQWLPALPYLYGLLPIALVYAPLLAVIQAHQALAQPEVNFWLNCSWLIVLWPLSWLLVPQLGAMGFVIASVSINVASLVVIVRASRIFKISVFQHTWPAATAGLLAAATGYGALRVLSTMNLPLVLLVALAMSAVYAGGLWLGWRDLLSQVFAALRAEFRRTRPIQEAGS; encoded by the coding sequence GTGGGCACCGACGCGGCAAAAGCGCAGGGGCTGGCCGGGCGCGTGGTGCGCGGCGGCACTGCCCTTGTGATCAGACAGGTTTTGATCCATGGACTGTCATTGCTTGGCGGTCTGGTGCTGTTGCGCTTCTTGCAACCGGAAGACCTGGCCGTCTACGCGGTGATCACGGTGCTGCGCGACTGGTACGGCACGCTATCGGATCTGGGACTGGGAACGACACTCATCCAGCAATCCGCCCCCATCCGCCCCGAGCAGCAGCAGGGACTTTTTTGCCTGCAGTGCCTGGTGAGTCTGGTTGTCGCCCTCGCCCTCACCTGCGCCGATCCGCTTATCGTCGCAGGCTTTGGCTGGCCGACGCAGGCACGGGGAGTATTGACGCTGGTGGGCTGGGGACTGTTGTTCGTTCCCCTGCGCTGGATACCGGCCATCTTGCTGCAGCGGGAACTGTTGCTGGACCGCTTCGCCTTTGTCGAGGTGAGCGAGACGCTCAGCTTCATTGCCGTTGCTCTCGTCGGTGCGGCTGCCGGTGGGGGGAGTTGGGCGCTCGGCTGGGGGATGGTGGCCCGCTTTGCCTGCGGGGCTGGGGTGGCGAACCTGCTGCAGCGCTGGCCCATCGGCTGGCGCTGGCCCTGGAAGAGCGAGTTGCGCTGGCGGCTGGGCCTGGGTTACCAGGCAGGGCTGGTGCTGACGCTACTCAAAGAATCGACGCTGCCGGTGCTGCTGGGCCTGCTCCTCAATGCGAGGGCAATTGGCCTGCTCAAGTGGGCGCTCACGATCGCCAACCTGCCGCTGGTATTGCCCCTCAGCCTCGACCGGCTGACTTTTCCTTTGATGAGCCGAATGGCCCAGCAGCCGGAGCAGTTTCGGCTCTGGGTGGTGCGCACGATGCAGCTCAATGCGCTGGTGGTCTGGTGGCTGTCGGCTCTGCTCGTCGTCCTCGCCGAACCCCTGGTACACACGCTGTTTGGCAACCAGTGGCTACCGGCCCTGCCCTATCTCTACGGTTTGTTGCCGATCGCCCTGGTCTACGCGCCGCTCCTTGCCGTCATCCAGGCCCATCAGGCGCTTGCCCAGCCGGAGGTCAATTTCTGGCTCAACTGCAGCTGGCTTATTGTGCTCTGGCCCTTAAGCTGGCTGTTGGTGCCGCAGCTGGGAGCGATGGGATTTGTAATCGCAAGTGTCAGTATCAACGTCGCCAGCCTTGTCGTGATCGTCCGCGCCAGCCGCATCTTTAAGATCTCTGTCTTCCAGCACACCTGGCCTGCTGCGACCGCCGGTCTTCTCGCTGCCGCCACGGGCTACGGCGCGCTGCGAGTTTTATCGACTATGAATCTGCCCCTCGTGCTGCTGGTCGCCCTTGCCATGAGCGCCGTTTATGCTGGAGGGCTCTGGCTGGGCTGGCGCGATCTGCTCAGCCAGGTCTTCGCCGCCCTGCGCGCAGAATTTCGCCGGACCCGCCCGATTCAGGAGGCTGGATCTTGA